A region of the Streptomyces sp. NBC_00442 genome:
CCCAGCCGGGCCGACGTCCAGCTCAACATCCGTTTTCAGGCGCCCAGTTGCTGGGACGGGAAGTACCTGGACACGCCCGACCACAAGAGCCACATGGCCTACCCCGTGGTCAAGCCCGGTACCAACGACAACGTCTGCCCGGCCGACCACCCCGTCGCGCTGCCGATGATCGAGTTCAAGATGGCGTTCCCGGTCAACGGGGACCTCTCCCAGGCGAAGCTCGCCAGCGGACCGAGCTACTCCTTCCACTACGACTTCTTCAACGCCTGGGACGACGCCACGCTCAAGGCACTGGTCGACCACTGCGTGGTCGGCGGTCTGCAGTGTGACGCGCGCGGCTACGACCAGACGCACCCCGAGGCGGGCGCGGCTCTGGACGCGAACTACCGGCTCCCCTGAGGGCGCGGCACCACCGCCGCCCTCCCCCCGTCCGGTCGGCCCGGCCGTTTTCCGTCCCGCCGCGGCCGGGCCGACCTCACTCCCCGCCGCACTCCCCCGCACCCCCACAGAAGAGGACACCGTGACCCCACCACCGCGTATCCGATCCCGTCGCCTGCTGGCGCCGCTGGCCGCGGGCGCCCTGACCGTCGGCGCTCTCGCCGCCCTGCCCGCGGCCACGGCGCATGCCGCGGGCAGCGTCGTCAAGGTGACCGGCTCCCAGGGCAACTGGCAGTTGTCCGTGGACGGGCAGCCGTACCAGATCAAGGGCCTGACCTGGGGACCTTCCGTCGCCGACGCCAACACGTATATGCCCGATCTGCAGTCCATGGGTGTCAACACCATCCGCACCTGGGGAACCGACGCCTCCAGCAAGCCCCTCTTCGACTCCGCCGCGGCCCATGGCATCAAGGTCATCGCCGGGTTCTGGCTCCAGCCGGGAGGCGGTCCCGGAGCGGGCGGCTGTGTCAATTACCTGACGGACACGACGTACAAGAACCAGGTGCTCGACGAGTTCCCGAAGTGGGTCCAGACCTACAAGGACAACCCCGGGGTCCTGATGTGGGACGTCGGCAACGAGTCCGTGCTCGGCCTGCAGAACTGTTACAGCGGCGACGAGCTGGAACGACAGCGCGATGCCTACACCACGCTCGTCAACGACATCACCAAGAAGATCCACGGCATCGACCCGAACCACCCGGTCACCTCGACCGACGCCTGGGTCGGCGCCTGGCCCTACTACAAGAAGAACGCCCCCGACCTGGATCTGTACGCGGTCAATTCCTACAACGCCGTGTGTGATGTCAAGTCGGCCTGGCAGCAGGGCGGTTACACCAAGCCGTACATCGTCACCGAGACCGGGCCCGCCGGCGAGTGGGAGGTGCCCGACGACGCCAACGGCGTGCCCCAGGAGCCCGGCGACCAGGCCAAGGCCGACGGTTACACCAAGGCGTGGGGCTGCATCACCGGCCACAAGGGGGTCGCGCTGGGTGCGACGATGTTCCACTACGGAACCGAGTACGACTTCGGGGGCATCTGGTTCAACCTGCTTCCGGCCGGACAGAAGCGGCTGTCGTACTACGCGGTGAAGCGGGCCTATGGCAAGGACACCTCGCACGACAACACCCCGCCCGTCATCTCGGCCCTGGACGTCGAGGGCGGCGCCGCCGGCGTGCAGGCCGGCCGCGACACCATCGTGGACGTGCGGGCCACCGACCCCAACGGCGACCCGATCACCTACGAGGTGCTCGACAACAGCAACTACGTGGACGGCAGCAAGCAGTTGGTCTCCCTGCCGTTCACCAACCTCGGCGGCGGCCGGCTGAAGTTCACGGCGCCCGACCGGACCGGCACCTGGAAGGTGTACGTCAAGGCGACCGACGGCCACGGCAACGTGGGCGTGGAGACCCGCTCGATCAAGGTCGTGCCGCCCGTGGTGAACGGGACGGACATCGCCCGCGGCAAGCCCGCCACCGCCTCGTCGTTCCAGGCCAGTTATGGCGACTGCCCGTGCACGGCGGCCAACGCGGTGGACGGCAACCCCGCCACGCGCTGGGCGAGTGACTGGAGCGACCCGCAGTGGCTCCAGGTCGACCTCGGCACACGGTCGTCCTTCAGGCACGTGCAGTTGGTGTGGGAGGCCTCCTACGCCAAGGCGTACACGATCCAGACCTCGGACGACGGCCAGAACTGGCGGACGGTCCGCACGGTGACCGACGGCAACGGCGGCGTGGACGACTTCGACGTCAGCGGCACGGGCCGTTACGTACGGGTCAACGGGACGGCGCGCGGCACCGGTTACGGCTACTCGCTGTACTCGTTCGGCGTCTACAACTGACGGTTCATCAAGGAACGGATGCAGGGTGAATGACGAGGGGGCGGGGATGAACGACGACGAGCTCGACCTGCTGATGGACAAGCTCACGCTGCGGGCCAAGGTCGGGCTGCTCACCGGCGCCGACACCTGGCGCACGGCGGCGGAGCCGGCGGTCGAACTGCGGTCGTGGGTGATGTCGGACGGGCCGGCCGGGGTGCGCGGTACGTCGTGGGACGAGCGGCACACCGCCGTCCTGCTGCCGTCGGCCACGGCGCTCGCCGCCACCTGGGACGAACCGCTGGTCGAGCGGCTCGGCTCTCTCCTCGCCGTCGAGGCGCGGCGCAAGGGCGTGCACGTGGTCCTCGCGCCCAACCTCAATCTGCATCGCAGCCCGCTGGGCGGCCGGCACTTCGAGTGCTTCTCCGAGGACCCCGAACTGACCGGCCGCATCGGTGCGGCCCTGGTGCGCGGCATCCAGGCGCACGGGGTGGCGGCCACGGCCAAGCACTTCGTGGCCAACGACTCCGAGACCGACCGGCTGACCGTGGACGTGCGGGTCGGTGAGCGCGCGCTGCGCGAGGTGTATCTCGCCCCGTTCGAGGCGGCGGTGGCGGCCGGTGTCCGGCTCGTCATGGCCGGCTACAACGCGGTCAACGGCACGACCGCGACGGCCAGTGCGCTGCTGGACGGCGTGCTCCGGGGCGAGTGGGGCTTCGACGGCGTCGTCGTCTCCGACTGGGGGGCGGTGCGTGCCATGCGGCCGGCCGCGCACGCCGGGCTCGACCTGGTGATGCCGGGGCCGGAGGGAGTGTGGGGCGAGGCGCTGGTGCGGGCGGTCGAGGCGGGGGACGTCGCCCCGGAGGCCGTGGACGAGAAGGTGCGGCACCTGCTGCGGCAGTCGCACTGGCTCGGCGAGCTGGGAGCGCCCCGTCCCCGGCCGCGGGTGAGTCCGCGCCCGGACCGGGTGCGGGCGATGCTGCGCCGTGCCGCCGCCGCGGGCACGGTCCTGCTGGCCAACAAAGGTGTCCTGCCGCTCAACGCCCACGGCCTGGCCACGGTCGCGGTCATCGGGGCACACGCCGCCCGCACCCGTACCCAGGGCGGCGGCAGCGCCGGGGTGTTCCCGCACAGCGAGGTCGGCGTCCTCGACGGTGTCCGGGCACGTCTGCGCGGCCGCGCGAAGGTCGTTCATGTGCCGGGCCCGACTCCGGCCGGGCCCCCTCCCGCGCTGGACGGCACGTGGTGCACCGATCCGGGCTCCGGGGCGTCCGGGATCCGGCTGCGCGTCCTCGACGCGGGCGGGAACGAACTCCATTCCGAACGGCGCTCCAGCGCCCGCCAGTTGGAGCCCCCGGTGCCTCCCGGCGCGCACACGGTGGAGATCAGCGCCAGGCTGCACCCGGCAGAGACGGGCCTGTGGACGCTGGGCATCGCCGGGTTCGGTCGCATGAGCCTGCGTCTGGACGGCAGGGACGTCCTGGCGGGCGACTTCGCCCGGGAGACCGACGACCCGGCGCTCGTCCACGTCACACCTCCCTTGCACACGGCGGCCGTCCACCTGGCGGCGGGCAGCGCTCCGGTGCTCGTCGCACGGCGCGAGCTGGCACCCGGCGCCGGTCGCGCGGTAGTCGTCAGCGCGGCGCCGCCGGCTCCGGAGGTGACGACGGCCGTCGCCGCGGCCGCCCGCGCCGCGGGCCGGGCTGACGTGGCGGTCGTGGTCGTCGGCACGACGGAGTACGACGAGTGCGAGGGCCGGGACCGTGCCGGCATCGCGCTCGGGCCCGAACAGGACGCCCTGGTGCGTGCGGTGGCCGCCGCCAATCCCCGTACGGTCGTCGTCGTCAACAGCGGCGGGCCCGTGGAGATGCCCTGGCGGGACGAGGTCGGCGCGCTGCTGTTGTCCTGGTTCCCCGGGCAGGAGGGCGGCACGGCGCTGGCCGACGTCCTGTTCGGCCGCGCGGAGCCCGGCGGGCGTCTTCCCACCACCTGGCCCGCGGAACTGCGGGACGCCCCCGCAGTCGACACATCTCCCGTCGACGGGCGGCTCACCTACGTCGAGGGCATCCACGTCGGACACCGCGGCTGGCTCCGGTCGTCGCGGACCCCCGCCTACTGGTTCGGACACGGGCTCGGCTATACGACGTGGGCGTACGAGGAGGTGACGGCGCCGGCCACGGTCCGCGCGGGCGATCCGTTCACGGTACGGGTGCGGGTGCGCAACACCGGTCCGCGTACGGGCCGCGAGGTCGTCCAGGTGTATCTGGCCCGGCCCGGCGCCGTGGTGGAGCATCCCGAGCGGTGGTTCGTGGGGCATGCGGCGGTGTGTGCGCGGCCCGGGGAAGCGGTGACGGCGCGGGTGGAGGTGCCGGCGCGGCTGCTGAGGCACTGGGACGAGGAGAGCGGAGAGTGGCGCGTCGAAGCGGGGCCGTGCCGGGTGCTGGCGGGCCGCTCGGCGGGGGACGTGCCGCTGGAGCACGACATGGAGCTGTATGCGCGGGACTGAGCTGGTCACACTCGCTGCGGCCCGGCGGGCCAGGAGGAGGGAGAGCGCTCTATACGGTGTCCCCGGCGTGCCGTTAGGGTGCGGGCATGAGCAGGCAGGCACCCACGTTGGAGGACGTCGCCCGCGAGGCCGGCGTCTCCCGGGCGACCGTTTCCCGTGTCGTGAACGGCGTCCGCAACGTGGACCCGGCGATCCAGGAAATGGTGCAGCGGGCGATCGAGCGGACGGGATACGCGCCCAACCGGGCCGCACGGTCGCTGGTGACCCGGCGCGCCGAAACCATCGCGCTGGTGGTGTCCGGCGCGGGCAGCGGGCCGGACGAGAGCCAGGAGGCGTTCGCCGCGCGCGTCTTCGCCGACCCCTTCTTCGGCCGGGTGGTCGCCGGTGTGGTGGGGTTTCTGCGCCCGCGCTCGATGCATCCGGTACTGATGTTCGCCGAGTCCGCCGACGACCGCCACGAGGTGCTCACGTATCTGCGGCAGGGCCGCGCGGACGGCGCGCTCGTGGTCTCCACCCACGCCGACGATCCCCTGCCCACGCTCCTGGCGGCGGCGAAGCTGCCCGCCGTGCTGTTCGCCCGCCCGGCGCGACCCGTTCCGCTGAGCTATGTGGACCTGGACCACCGGGACGGCGGCCGGCTCGCGGCGCAGCGGCTCCTGGCGCGCGGCTGCCGCCGGCCCGCGACGGTGGCGGGGCCGCTCGCGGTGACCGCGAGTCAGGAGCGGCTCGCGGGCTTCCGGGACACGATGGCCCGCAACGGCCATCCCTATGTGCCGGTCGCCGAGGGCGGTTTCACGCTGGACAGCGGCGTCGCGGCCATGGCGCGACTGCTGGACGAACTTCCCGATGTGGACGGCGTGTTCGCGGCGAACGACCTCATGGCGCAGGGCGCGTGCCAGCTCCTTCGCGAACGGGGGCGGCGGGTCCCCGACGACATCGCGGTGATCGGCTTCGACGATTCCGGCATCGCCACGGCCTGCCGTCCTCCCCTGACGACGGTGCGGCAGCCGGTCGAGGCGATGGCGGCGGAGATGGCGCGGCTGCTCGACGAGCACATCCGGGGGCAGCGCACCGATCCGACGTCGGTCGTCTTCGACCCCGAACTGATCGTGCGCGCAACGGCCTAGCGGGCGCCCGCGCAGTTACCCGCGCCCCTGGCGGGGTCGACCCTTGGCCGGGGTCCGGCCAAGGCCACCTCGGCCTGTCGTGCGGCGTGCCCGGCCTACGAGTTCGTTGGATGAGACACCTTGCTTTACCTCTTGACGCCTCACTTACGACGCCGCTTAACTCACGTCTTAAATTAAGCCATGTGGACCTTCAGGAGTCGAACGCGGTGTCGGCTCACGAAGGGGATCCCACGGCTTTCGACTCCCGGAAAGGGACACCAGGCCATGCGCACCATCAGAGCCGCGGCCGTAGGCGCCGTCACCCTCTCTCTCGCCCTTGCTGCCACGGCCTGCGGCGGCGGTTCGTCCACCGGCGGCGGATCCAACGACTCGCCCAAGACGCTCACTTACTGGGCCTCCAACCAGGGCGCCAGCATCTCGGTCGACCAGAAGGTCCTGAAGCCCGAGCTCGACAAGTTCGAGAAGCAGACGGGCATCAAGGTGAAGGTCGAGGTCGTGCCCTGGTCGGATCTGCTGAACCGGATCCTGACCGCGACCACATCGGGCCAGGGGCCCGACGTGATGAACATCGGCAACACCTGGAGCGCCTCGCTGCAGGCGACCGGTGCGCTGCTGCCGTGGGACGCCGCGAACTTCGCCAAGATCGGCGGCAAGGACCGGTTCGTCGACTCGGCGCTCGGCTCGACCGGCACCCAGGGCAAGGACCCGGCAGCGGTGCCGCTCTACTCGATGTCGTACGCCCTCTACTACAACAAGCAGATCTTCGCCGACGCCGGCATCGCCAACCCGCCGGCCACCTGGGACGAGCTCGTCGCCGACGGCAAGAAGATCGAGGCGAAGGGCAAGAACGGGCTCGGGGCCGAAGGGTCCAACCTCTCCAACAACATCCACCAGGTCTTCGTCCTGGCCAAGCAGCACGGCGCGGACTTCTTCACCGCGGACGGCAAGCCCAGCTTCACCAGTGACGGCGCGGTCGCGGCCGTCAAGGAGTACGTCGACCTGATGGCCAAGGACAAGATCGTCGGCGTGAGCAACGCCGAGTACGCCCAGAACCAGTCCTTGAGCGACTTCGCCAAGGGCAAGACGGGGATGGTGCTGTGGCAGACCGCGTCGGCCACCTTCAAGTCGCTCGGCATGAAGGATTCCGAGTGGGGCGTGGCCGCCGCACCCGTGCAGTCCGGGGCGCCGGGGACGGGCGCGCAGACCAACTCCATGGTGGCCGGCATCAACATGGCGGTCTTCAAGAACACCCACAACCTCGACGGCGCCGCGCAGTTCGTGAAGTTCATGACGAGCGACGCCGAGCAGAAGATCCTCAACACCGCCTACGGTTCCATCCCTCCGGTCAAGGCGGCCCAGTCGGACCCGGCGTTCAACGCCCAG
Encoded here:
- a CDS encoding discoidin domain-containing protein, with the protein product MTPPPRIRSRRLLAPLAAGALTVGALAALPAATAHAAGSVVKVTGSQGNWQLSVDGQPYQIKGLTWGPSVADANTYMPDLQSMGVNTIRTWGTDASSKPLFDSAAAHGIKVIAGFWLQPGGGPGAGGCVNYLTDTTYKNQVLDEFPKWVQTYKDNPGVLMWDVGNESVLGLQNCYSGDELERQRDAYTTLVNDITKKIHGIDPNHPVTSTDAWVGAWPYYKKNAPDLDLYAVNSYNAVCDVKSAWQQGGYTKPYIVTETGPAGEWEVPDDANGVPQEPGDQAKADGYTKAWGCITGHKGVALGATMFHYGTEYDFGGIWFNLLPAGQKRLSYYAVKRAYGKDTSHDNTPPVISALDVEGGAAGVQAGRDTIVDVRATDPNGDPITYEVLDNSNYVDGSKQLVSLPFTNLGGGRLKFTAPDRTGTWKVYVKATDGHGNVGVETRSIKVVPPVVNGTDIARGKPATASSFQASYGDCPCTAANAVDGNPATRWASDWSDPQWLQVDLGTRSSFRHVQLVWEASYAKAYTIQTSDDGQNWRTVRTVTDGNGGVDDFDVSGTGRYVRVNGTARGTGYGYSLYSFGVYN
- a CDS encoding glycoside hydrolase family 3 C-terminal domain-containing protein, giving the protein MNDDELDLLMDKLTLRAKVGLLTGADTWRTAAEPAVELRSWVMSDGPAGVRGTSWDERHTAVLLPSATALAATWDEPLVERLGSLLAVEARRKGVHVVLAPNLNLHRSPLGGRHFECFSEDPELTGRIGAALVRGIQAHGVAATAKHFVANDSETDRLTVDVRVGERALREVYLAPFEAAVAAGVRLVMAGYNAVNGTTATASALLDGVLRGEWGFDGVVVSDWGAVRAMRPAAHAGLDLVMPGPEGVWGEALVRAVEAGDVAPEAVDEKVRHLLRQSHWLGELGAPRPRPRVSPRPDRVRAMLRRAAAAGTVLLANKGVLPLNAHGLATVAVIGAHAARTRTQGGGSAGVFPHSEVGVLDGVRARLRGRAKVVHVPGPTPAGPPPALDGTWCTDPGSGASGIRLRVLDAGGNELHSERRSSARQLEPPVPPGAHTVEISARLHPAETGLWTLGIAGFGRMSLRLDGRDVLAGDFARETDDPALVHVTPPLHTAAVHLAAGSAPVLVARRELAPGAGRAVVVSAAPPAPEVTTAVAAAARAAGRADVAVVVVGTTEYDECEGRDRAGIALGPEQDALVRAVAAANPRTVVVVNSGGPVEMPWRDEVGALLLSWFPGQEGGTALADVLFGRAEPGGRLPTTWPAELRDAPAVDTSPVDGRLTYVEGIHVGHRGWLRSSRTPAYWFGHGLGYTTWAYEEVTAPATVRAGDPFTVRVRVRNTGPRTGREVVQVYLARPGAVVEHPERWFVGHAAVCARPGEAVTARVEVPARLLRHWDEESGEWRVEAGPCRVLAGRSAGDVPLEHDMELYARD
- a CDS encoding LacI family DNA-binding transcriptional regulator gives rise to the protein MSRQAPTLEDVAREAGVSRATVSRVVNGVRNVDPAIQEMVQRAIERTGYAPNRAARSLVTRRAETIALVVSGAGSGPDESQEAFAARVFADPFFGRVVAGVVGFLRPRSMHPVLMFAESADDRHEVLTYLRQGRADGALVVSTHADDPLPTLLAAAKLPAVLFARPARPVPLSYVDLDHRDGGRLAAQRLLARGCRRPATVAGPLAVTASQERLAGFRDTMARNGHPYVPVAEGGFTLDSGVAAMARLLDELPDVDGVFAANDLMAQGACQLLRERGRRVPDDIAVIGFDDSGIATACRPPLTTVRQPVEAMAAEMARLLDEHIRGQRTDPTSVVFDPELIVRATA
- a CDS encoding ABC transporter substrate-binding protein; this encodes MRTIRAAAVGAVTLSLALAATACGGGSSTGGGSNDSPKTLTYWASNQGASISVDQKVLKPELDKFEKQTGIKVKVEVVPWSDLLNRILTATTSGQGPDVMNIGNTWSASLQATGALLPWDAANFAKIGGKDRFVDSALGSTGTQGKDPAAVPLYSMSYALYYNKQIFADAGIANPPATWDELVADGKKIEAKGKNGLGAEGSNLSNNIHQVFVLAKQHGADFFTADGKPSFTSDGAVAAVKEYVDLMAKDKIVGVSNAEYAQNQSLSDFAKGKTGMVLWQTASATFKSLGMKDSEWGVAAAPVQSGAPGTGAQTNSMVAGINMAVFKNTHNLDGAAQFVKFMTSDAEQKILNTAYGSIPPVKAAQSDPAFNAQATAVLRQTLASSAQALPQVPDESQFETAVGTAVKDLFADAAAGRAVTTDSVKARLRKAEQQMPAK